CCCTCGGCGGGCCCCCGGCGGCGGCCGGCGAAGGGCCCGTCGCCGGCGCGGCCGCGGAGCTGCCGGACGCCCGGCCGGACGACGAGCCGGACGACCGGCCCGAGGTGGAGATCGAGCTGGAGTACGGCGTCCCCGGCGCCCGCTGGGTGCCCGCCTACCGGCTGGGCTACCGCCGGGGCGCCGACACCGGCAGCCTGCTGCTGCGGGCCAGTGTGCTGCAGCGCACCGGCGAGGACTGGACGGGCGTACGGCTCGCACTGTCCAGCGCGGACCTGCAGCGACGTACCGACCTGCCCAAGCTGCGCTCGCTGCGGATCGGCCGCAGCCAGGCCGCCCCGCCGCCGACCGGCTGGCGCGAGCCGCCCGGCGGCCTGACGGACCTCTTCTCGGCCTACGACGCCGCCGGCCCGCGCCCCGGCCGGCCGGTGCCCTCCCGGGAGGTTCCGGTGGCCGTCGCGGCCGGCCCGCAGCGCGGCGGGAGCCTGGCGGTCGGCGGCCCGCCGCTGCCGCCGCCCGCCCCCTCCGCGCCCCTCTCCCGGGCCCCCGGGTCGCGGCCGCCCGCGGACGGCGGCTTCGGCGGGGCGCCCCAGCTGCAGGCGTACGGCGCCCCTCCCCCGGCCCCGCAGCCCATGGCGGCGGCCGCCCCCGCCGCGGACGCCGTCCGCAGCCGGCGCAAGGCCGCGCCGCCGGTCGGCGGCGGCGGGCCGAGACCGTCCGGGCCCGGCGGCCCGCCGCCGGCCGGCTGGGCGCCCGTCGCGCCCGCCGGGCCGCCCGTGCCGGACGCCACACTGCTGGACTACCCCGCCCTGGAACTGGCGGGCCCCGAGCAGTCCCCCGCCCGCCGGGGCGTACTGAGCCCGGCCCCCGCCGGCCAGGCGGACACCGCCGTCCGCGGCCGGGCCGTGCGGGTGGCGGAGCTGCCGCTCCCCACCCACGCCGTGCCGCCGCGCAGCTCCGCCGGCTCCTTCGACCACCGGTACGACGTGCCGGCGCCCGCCGACATCCCCTCCGACCGGACCTGGCACACCGTCACGGTCGGCGAGGTCGAGGTGGCGCTGCGGTCGGAGTACATCTGCGTCCCCGCCGTCGAGGAGCGGGTCTACAGCACCCTGGTGATCACCAACGACTCCGCCCAGGCCCTGCTGGCCGGGCCGGTCGAGGTGACGGTGGACGGCGACCACCTGCTCACCGCGGGCCTTCCGACGCTCGCCCGCGGCGGCAGCCGCCGCCTCGGCCTGGGCGTCACGGAGAGCATCGAGGTGGCGCGCCGCACCGAGCTGCGCGAGTCCACCGCCGGGATGCTGAACAACAGCACGGTGCTGGACCACCGGGTCCACGTCGAGCTGGCCAACCGGCTCGGCCACCCCGTCACGGTGGAGGTGCGCGAGCGCGTCCCGGTGAGCGCCGAGGACGGCGTCCGGATCGAGGAGCGGGCCGGCTGGCGGGCACCGGACGGTCCGACGGAGCTGCTGCCGGCGAGCACCCGGCTGTGGCGGGCCGAGCTGCCGGCCGGCGGCCGGGCCGAGTTCGACGGCGGCTACGAGATCCGCATCCCGGCCGGCAAGGCCATCGTCGGCGGAAACCGGAGGAACTGACCCATGGCACCCCTCACCCCCGACCGACCCGGCGCGCCCCTGGCCCCCGGGCCCGTGCTGCCCTTCCCGGTCACCGCGGTCACCTGTCTGGAGGACCGCAGCCAGGTCGAGCGCTCCGCCACCGTCGAGCTCACGGCGGGCGTCCAGCGGCTGCGCCTGGGCCCGGTCACCGCCCTCACCGTCGACCGGACCCTGCGGGCCGAGAGCAGCCGGGCCGGCGTCCGCGTCCTGGACGTCCGGGTGGTGCGCGCCTGGACCCCGCGGGCCCCGCTGGCGCCGGGCCCGGAGGACTCCCGGCTCCGCCACCGCCTGCACGAACTCGACGGGCTGATCCGGGAGAACGGCCGGTTGCGGGACCGGCTGGACGCCCGGCTGGCCCTGCTCGCCCGGCTCGTCGCGGACCTGCTGCGCGAGATCGGCGAGGGCGCCGGCCTCGGCGAGGTCGAGCGGGCCCGCTGGACCCGCGAGCTGGACCGGGTGGACGCCGACCGCGAGCGCTACGGCGAGGAGCTGCGCGCCGCCCGCTCCCGGCTGCGGGTGCTGGAGCAGGAGCGCGAGGAGGCGGGCCGCGCGCTCGAAGCGGCCGAGGAGGAGCCCGCCGAGCTGGTGGCCCACCTCGAACTCACCGTGGAGGCGGACGTCGCCGGTCCGGCCGGGCTGACGGTGAGCCACCTCGTCCCGTGCGCGCTCTGGCGGCCCTCGTACCGGGCGACGCTGTCCGGCGGCGCCCTGCGGCTGGAGTCGGAGGCGGTGGTGTGGCAGCGCACCGGCGAGGACTGGACGGGCGTGCGGCTCACGCTGTCCACGGCCCGCTCGGCGCTGGCCACCGACCCGCCGCGGCTCACCGAGGACCGGCTGACACTGCGCGAGCGCAGCGCCGAGGAGCGCCGCACGGTCGAGGTGGAGCTGCGCGAGGAGGCGATCAGCACCCTCGGTCCGTCCGCGGCCGTCCCCGGCGTGGACGACGGCGGCGAGGTCCGGGTGCTGCCCGCGCCCGCCCCTGCCACCGTCCCCTCGGACGGCCGGGCGCACCGGGTGCCGCTGGGGGACTTCACCGCCCCCGCGAGCAGCGAGTACGCCTGCGCGCCCGAGCTGTCGCCGCTGGTGACCCAGGTGGTGCGGTTCCGCAACGGGGCCGCTCACGCCCTGCTGGCCGGCCCGGTCGAGCTGGTGCGCGGCAGCGGTTTCACCGGCCGCGGCGAGCTGGGCTTCACCGCGCCGGGGGCCGACGCCGAGCTGGCCTTCGGCAGTTCGGACGACTACCGGGTGGTGCGGGAGGCGGAGGAGCAGGACTCCACGGCCGGGATCACCCAGCGCAACGTCTCCACCCGGACGGTCCGGCTGTACGTGTCGCGTTTCTCCGGCCCGGAGGAGCACGACGAGCGGGTGGTGACGGTCCGCGAGCGGGTCCCGGTCTCGGAGGTGTCGGCGGTGGAGGTGAAGCTGCGCAAGGAGCGCTGCTCGCCAGCGCCGGACGCCTTCGACGCCGAGGGCATCGTCCGCTGGGACCTCGTCCTGGCGCCCGGCGCCCGGCGGACCGTCACGCTGGTCTACGAGGTGTCCTCGTCGGCCAAGGTCGCGGGCCTCTGAGCGCTGCGCCGGCCCTCCCGTCCGACGCCGGTCCCGACCTGCGCGTCCGACGCCGGTCCGACGCCCGTCCGCCGTGCTGTCGCCGTCCTGTCGCCGTCCTGTCGCCCCCGTCCGGCATCGCTGCCGGGCCGGCGGCGTCGGCGGCAGGGCGGCGCGGCGGCGCCCACCCGCGCCGGGCGGCGGCGGGGTACCGGCCCCGGGGTTGTGACACCCCGGGGCAAAGCCCGCCCACGAGTGGCCGATGTGACGACGATTCGGGGTAGAACAGGAGAATGATCCTGCACCTCGCCCCCTTGGACGACTGGCTCACCGACCCCGGGCGGCCGTACGCCACCGCCTCGCTGCTGACCGACGGGTTCATCCACTGCTCGACGGACGAGCGGACGGCACTCGCGGTGGCCAACGCCTTCTTCGCCGACTCCCCCGGCCCGCTGATGGTGCTGCTGATCGAGGAGTCCCTGGTGGAGCCGATGGTCAAGTGGGAGTCCCCGGACGGCGGTCCGGTGCCGGGCGCGACCCCGGGCGTCCTTTACCCGCACATCTACGGGCGGCTGAACCGCAGCGCCGTGGTCGGCCTGGAGAAGGTCGAGCGCGGGCCGGACAAGCGCTGGGCCAGCCTGTCCCCCTGGAGCTGAGCCCGGGAGCCCCCTGGAGCCCGGCCGGGCCCCCGCCTGCGCACCTACCAGCCCCGCCTGCCTGACTCTCGACTTCGCGGGCCGTACGGCCGCGCGGGCGGTCCTGTTCCGCCGCCGCTCAGGGTCCACCGCCGCTCAGGGTCCACCGGCCGGCCCGGCCGCACCCCGGCGCCCGAGCCCGGGCGCACTCACCGCCGAGGGCGCCCGCTCACAGCCAGCCGCGCTCCCTGGCCGCCATGCCGGCCTGGAACCGGGTGGTGGCGCCCAGTTCACGCATCAGGCTCTGCAGGCGGCGCTGGGTGGTGCGGGCGCTCCAGCCGAGCGAGCGGGCGATCGACTCGTCGGTGAGGCCGGCCGCGAGCAGCCCGAGCAGCTTGCGGTGGTCGGCCTCCGGCTCCAGCGAGTCCTCGCCGGAGCCGATCGCGGCCTGGAGCTGGACGGCCCGTTCCCACTCCGCCTCGAACAAGGTGTCCAGGGCCTGCAGCAGCGCGGAGGGGTGGATCACGTAGGCGGCGTCCAGCACGCTGTCGCCGACGCTGATCGGGACGATCGCCATCCGGTCGTCGGACATGATCATCTTCATCGGGAGGACCGGCCGCACCCGGGCCTCCTCGCCGTCCTCCACCCCGACCAGGATGTTCTTCTCCAGCCGCCCGGGCCAGGCGACCGCCTCCCGGTCGTAGATGGTCCGCAGCCGCAGGCCCTCCTTGAGCCGTCGGCGCTGGACCGGGTTGTCGGCCACCGGGTCCTGGATGTACGGCGGGCAGTCGAAGCCGCGCACCTGGTACTGGCTGGTCTCGGTGATGTGCTCCAGCCGCTGCGCGATCGCCTCGCCGCCGGTCAGCACCTCGACCGAGTGCGCCGGGTCGGTGTAGCGGGAGGCCTCCCGGAAGGCGTCCATCAGCCGGTGCATCTCGGCGCGGGCGTGCCGCAGTTCGGCCTCGCGGTGGCCGATCAGGGTGCCGATGGCGACGTCGGGGGCGACCGGCAGGAATCGCTGCCGGTCGACCGGGGCGCGGGTGGCCATGCCGTGCTGGGCCAGCCGGTCCAGCGCCCGGCCGCTCTGCTGCAGCGTCAGGCCGCACTGCTCGGCCAGGTCCTCCGCGGTCGACTGCGGATTGGCCACCAGCGCCGAGTAGACCTGTCCGTCCGGCTCGGCCAGTCCCAACGCGCTGAGTGCTTCGGACACGACGTTCCTCCCCCGTTCGCCTCTGTGCTCCGATGTGGCGCACTTCCGCCACGCGGCGGATCGATGTCAGGTGGCAATCCTCTGCCACAGATCATCCGGCTGACAAGGCGGTGCGGCCAGGTTCACATCTCGCCGCCGGACGGCGAGAGGGCCTCCCCGCCGAACGGCGGGGAGGCCCTCATCAGCAGGTAGGAGACTCCTGCGGTGGCGCTGTCCTAAGGTGTGGCACCCGACTACAGGCCGACCTCGTTCATCAGCTGGCCGACCTCGGGGTTGGTGAGGCGGCGCAGCCAGCCCGACTTCTGGTCGCCCAGCGCGATCGGGCCGAAGTGGGTACGGACCAGCTTCTCGACCGGGTAGCCCGCCTCGGCGAGCATCCGGCGGACGATGTGCTTGCGACCCTCGTGCAGGGTCACCTCGACCAGGTAGTTCTTGCCCACGTTGGAGAGCACCTTGAAGCTGTCGGCGCGGGCGAAGCCGTCCTCCAGCTCGATGCCCTGGGCGAGGGTCTTGCCCAGGTCGCGCGGGATCGGGCCCTGGATCGCCGCCATGTACGTCTTGGTCACGCCGTACTTGGGGTGGGTGAGACGGTGGGCCAGCTCGCCGTGGTTGGTGAGCAGGATGATGCCCTCGGTCTCGGTGTCCAGGCGGCCGACGTGGAACAGCCGGGTCTCCCGGTTGGTCACGTAGTCGCCGAGGCACTGGCGCCCGTCGGGGTCCTCCATGGTGGAGACCACGCCGGCCGGCTTGTTGAGCGCGAAGAACAGGTACGACTGGGTGGCCACGGTCAGGCCGTCCACCTTGATCTCGTCGTTCTGCGCGTCGACCCGCCTGCCCTGCTCGGTCACCAGCTTGCCGTTGACCATGACGCGGCCCTGGGTGACCAGCTCCTCGCACGCCCGGCGGCTGCCCATGCCGGCCCGAGCCAGCACCTTCTGCAGGCGCTCGCCCTCGGGCTCGTCGAAGGTCTTGGGCAGCTTCACGGCCGGCTTGTCGTGCCGGGCCAGCACCGCGTCCTCGATCTTGGCCTGCAGCTCACGCGAGCGCTGCGGCTGACGACGCGGGTCGCCCGGGGCGCCCTGGCCCTCCTTGCGCGGGGCCTGGGTGCGGGGGCGCTGGCTCTGCGGCAGGGCCTTGCGGGCGCCGTAGTGCCCGCCGGAGCCGAACTCCGGACGGTCGTACTTGCGCTCCTCGGGGCGCAGCGGACGGTCCGGGTACTGCTTGCGGTCGTCCCTGCGGTCGTCCCGACGGTCGTCCCGGCGGTCGTACGAACCGCCGCCGGAGCCGCCACGCGAGCCGGCCGAGCCGCCACCGTACGAGCCGCCACGGCTGCCGCCGCCGGAGCCACCACCGTAGGAACCCCCACCGGAGCCACCACGCGAGCCGCCGCCGTACGAACCGCCGCCCGAGCCACCACGGCTGCCGCCGCCGGACCCGCCGCCGTAGGAACCCCCACCGGAGCCACCACGGGAACCGCCGCCGTACGAACCGCCGCCCGAGCCACCACCGTACGAACCGCCACCGGAGCCACCACGCGAGCCGCCGGAGCCGCCGCCGTACGAACCGCCGCCCGAGCCACCACCGTAGGAGCCACCACGCGAGCCGCCGCCGTACGAGCCGCCGGAGCCACCACCGTAGGAGCCACCGCCGGAGCCGCCGCGCGAGCCGCCCGAGCCGCCGCCGTACGAACCGCCGCCCTGCTGGCCGCCACGGCCGCCGCCGTAGGAACCCCCGCCGGAGGAGCTGCCGCCGCGGGCCCCACCCTGTCCGCCGCGACCGCCGCTGCCGCCGCCGCTGCTGTTCCTGCCGTTACCACTGCTACGCATCAAAAAGTCCGTACGTCGATTCCGTCTGGGATGTGCAAGTCGTCTCGGCCGACCTCACCGCCCCCTACCGATCAGACGCAGCCCGATCGGTCTCACCGCTGCGGACCGCAGATTGCGCGGTAGCGGCGGCGACCGCATCCGCGATCATCGTGCCCTCCAGGGACTCCGCTTCCACGTCGTCGACCTCGGGCAGGAAGGGCGCGAGCTCCGGCAGCTCGTCCAAGCCGCGCAGCCCCATCCGTTCCAGGAAGTAGTTCGTCGTCCGATACAGGATCGCACCTGTTTCGGGCTCGGACCCGGTTTCTTCCACCAGTCCTCGCTGTACCAGGGTACGCATCACACCGTCGCAGTTCACACCACGGACGGCCGATACCCGTGATCTGGACACCGGCTGCCGGTATGCGACCACCACCAGCGTCTCCAGCGCGGCCTGGGTCAGCCGGGCCTGCCGGCCGTCCAGGACGAACCGGTCGACGGCCGGCGCGCAGTCGGCCCGGGTGTAGAAACGCCAGCCCCCGGCCACCAGGCGCAGGTCGAAGCCCCGGCCCTGCGCGGTGTACTCGGCGGCCAGCTCGCGCAGCGCGGCGGCCACCTCGGCGCGCGGGCGCTCCAGCACGTCGGCCAGGTGGGCCTCACCGGCCGGCTCGTCGACGACCATCAGGATCGCCTCCAGCGCCGGCCTCAGTGCCACCGCCGGCCCGGCGCCGGCCTCGGACACGGCCTCGCACTCGGATTCGGACGCAGCAGCCTCGGCCTCGACGGCGGTCTCGACGGCGGCGGCCCGGGGGGCGCGGACGGGCTGCGCCGGCGCGGACGGCTCCGCCTGGTGGGGCAGCCGCGCCGGTTCCTCCGCCACCGGCGCGGGCGGCTCGGCGGGCGCCGGCAGCGCGGTCGACCGGGGTGCGGGCGCCGGTTCGCGCTCCGAGGCCGCCGTCACGCCCTCCAGTACGCCCGTCCCGGGGTTGTGGGCGGGCTCCTGCCACTCCTCGGCCCGCGGGCGGCCCGGGAGCCCGAGCGGGCGCCGCGGGGGCCTGCGGGCGCCCGGGAGGGCCGCGTCGCCGGCCGCGTCGGACCGCTGGGCGGGCTGCTCGGCGGGCTGCTCGATCCGGGAGCCCTCGGCCCCGGGGGTCTCGGCCGCGGTCATCGCGGATCACCGTCCTCGCGGGTACTGCCGGTGCTGCCGGTCGTCAGGGTGCGTCGGGCCGGGCCGGCGGGCCCGGGTCCGGCGTCGGGCACGGGCTCGCCGGGCGGGCGGTCGAACTCGTCCGTCACCTCGACCACCGCCCGGTCCGCCTCGGCCACCCAGCGCACCAGGAGGTCCCCGAGCGCCTCCGGCTGCTCGAAGGCGAGCACCCGCTCGCGGTACAGCTCCAGCAGGGCGAGGAAGCGGGCGACCACCACCAGGTTGTCCGGGGCGTCCGCGACCAGCTGCGCGAAGGTGGCCTCGCCCAGCGAGCCCAGCAGCCCGACCACCAGGGCGGCCTGCTCACGCACGCTCACCGGCGGGGCGTGGATGTGGTCGATGTGCACGAACGGCGCGGGCCTGGGGGTCATCGCCTTCGCGGCGAGCCGGGCGAAGTCCTCGGGGCCGAGGGTGATCACCACCTCGGGCAGCAGCGCCGCGTGCTGCGGCTCCAGGCCGGCCGTGCGGGGGGCGCGCAGCAGCTCGGCGGCCCAGCGCTCGCCGAAGAGCTCGGCGGCCCGCTTGTAGGCCCGGTACTGCAGCAACCGGGCGAAGAGCAGGTCGCGGGCCTCCAGCAGGGCGAGGTCCTCCTCGTCCTCGACCTCGGCGGCGGGCAGCAGCCGGGCCGCCTTGAGGTCGAGCAGGGTGGCGGCGACGACCAGGAACTCGGTCGCGGCGTCGAGGTCCCAGTCCGGGCCCATCGCGCGGATGTGGGCGATGAACTCGTCGGTGACCCGGGAGAGCGCCACCTCGGTGACGTCCATCCGGTGCTTGGCGATCAGGCCGAGCAGCAGGTCGAACGGGCCTTCGAAGTTCTCCAGCCGTACCTGGAAGCCCCCGCGCTGTTCCGGCACGGCGGGTGCGGCGTGATCAGCGGTGGTGGCGGCGGCCGGGGTCTCGTTCGTGCTCGGCATGACGGTCCATCTTCACCCGGACCGGCCGCAGCGCCCGACCCGGGGGCGCCGACACGCCGCCCCGGCGCCGCCCGGCGCCTCAGCGCCCGCGCAGCCGCCGGACCAGGATGCTGGCCTCGCCCCGCTGTTCCAGGTCCGCCAGGACGACCGCGATGGCCTCCCGGACGATCCGGCCGCGGTCGACCGCCAGGCCGTGCTCACCGCGCAGCACCAGCCGGGTGTGCTCGAGGTCCATCAGCTCCTCGGCGGACACGTACACGGTGATCTTCTCGTCGTGCCGCTCACGGCCGCTGGGGCGGCGCGGCGCCCGGCCGCGCGGCCGGGCCCGGCGGGCGGGGTCGCCCGCGCCCGTCTCGTCCTCGGCCGCGCCGTGCTGGCGCCCCTGTCCCGTGCCCTGGGCCGGCATGCCCGCGCCCGGCTGCCCGGGCCCCGGCTGGCCGTGCGACGGCGCCGGGACGGTGGGCCGCTCGCCCGGGCGCTCGGCGCCGGGGCGGCCGGTACGCGGGTCCCGGCCGGCCTCCTCGGCGCCGGCGGCCCGTGCGGTCTCCGTCTTGGGCGCCTCGGCCGGCCGGCTGAGGGAGGGCGACAGGGCCATCCCGCCGGTGGTCCGGAACAGCTCGTCGGCACCCGGGAGACTCACTCGGCGGGGCGGCACCGGTCGAGCACCTCCCTGGCGAGCTGGCGGTAGGCGGCGGCGCCGACCGAGTTGGTCGCGTACGTGGTGATCGGCTCGCCGGCGACGGTGGTCTCCGGGAAGCGCACGGTACGGCCGATGACGGTGTGGAAGACGTGCTCCCCGAAGGCCTCGACCACCCGCGCGAGCACCTCACGGCTGTGCACCGTGCGGGAGTCGTACATGGTGGCCAGGATGCCGTCCAGGCGCAGCTCGGGGTTGAGCCGCTCGCAGACCTTCTCGATGGTCTCGGTGAGCAGCGCGACACCGCGCAGCGCGAAGAACTCGCACTCCAGCGGGACGATGACGCTGTGAGCGGCCGTCAGGGCATTGACCGTCAAGAGGCCGAGCGAGGGCTGGCAGTCGATGATGACGAAGTCGTAGTCGGGCAGCAGCGGCTTGAGCGCGCGTGCCAGCGCCGACTCCCGCGCCACCTCGCTGACCAGCTGGACCTCGGCGGCCGACAGGTCGATGTTGGAGGGCAGCAGGTCCATCCCGGGCACCGCGGTCTTCAGCAGCACCTCATCAGCCGTCAGGCCGCGCTCCATGAGCAGGTTGTAGACCGTGACGTCGAGCTCCATCGGGTTGACCCCGAGGCCGACGGAGAGCGCGCCCTGCGGGTCGAAGTCGACCAGCAGCACGCGGCGGCCGTACTCGGCGAGGGCGGCACCCAGGTTGATGGTCGACGTGGTCTTGCCGACGCCGCCCTTCTGGTTGCACATCGCGATGATCTGCGCGGGGCCGTGCTCGGCCAGCGGCGCGGGGATCGGGAAGTACGGCAGCGGCCGGCCGGTGGGGCCGACCCGCTCGCGGCGCTGGCGCGCGGCGTCGGGGGCCAGGGTGGCGGCGTACTCGGGGTCGGGCTCGTACTCGGCGTCCGGGTCGTCGTAGGCGCCGTAGGCGAACTCGCCGTAGGCCAGGCCGTGTGACGGCAGGTCGGCGTCCAGGTCGATGACCGGCG
The sequence above is a segment of the Kitasatospora sp. NBC_00240 genome. Coding sequences within it:
- a CDS encoding DUF4139 domain-containing protein codes for the protein MAAVAVESTGGNGGDGGNGARGGRNGEGGGRNGEGGGAQACDSWASALDSVVVYAAGAVCRRRARGTVPAGRQVRLTGLPQVLDGRSLRASVVGGAPGWRVTEARLELRAELRDRAELPGLQRRLDDARERESAVRERHRLVLARIAETAALQPVPPPRQADEPHRRTPADAWLALADFVEGRLTALHARAEELTEELRLAEHETEVLTDEVERASTAGPARPVETAATVLLTLGGPPAAAGEGPVAGAAAELPDARPDDEPDDRPEVEIELEYGVPGARWVPAYRLGYRRGADTGSLLLRASVLQRTGEDWTGVRLALSSADLQRRTDLPKLRSLRIGRSQAAPPPTGWREPPGGLTDLFSAYDAAGPRPGRPVPSREVPVAVAAGPQRGGSLAVGGPPLPPPAPSAPLSRAPGSRPPADGGFGGAPQLQAYGAPPPAPQPMAAAAPAADAVRSRRKAAPPVGGGGPRPSGPGGPPPAGWAPVAPAGPPVPDATLLDYPALELAGPEQSPARRGVLSPAPAGQADTAVRGRAVRVAELPLPTHAVPPRSSAGSFDHRYDVPAPADIPSDRTWHTVTVGEVEVALRSEYICVPAVEERVYSTLVITNDSAQALLAGPVEVTVDGDHLLTAGLPTLARGGSRRLGLGVTESIEVARRTELRESTAGMLNNSTVLDHRVHVELANRLGHPVTVEVRERVPVSAEDGVRIEERAGWRAPDGPTELLPASTRLWRAELPAGGRAEFDGGYEIRIPAGKAIVGGNRRN
- a CDS encoding ParA family protein, with amino-acid sequence MNESTFAPGGGQPGLAGHAAGQPSEGPGARQATVGSAEVGSVAVRTFEARQATAPVIDLDADLPSHGLAYGEFAYGAYDDPDAEYEPDPEYAATLAPDAARQRRERVGPTGRPLPYFPIPAPLAEHGPAQIIAMCNQKGGVGKTTSTINLGAALAEYGRRVLLVDFDPQGALSVGLGVNPMELDVTVYNLLMERGLTADEVLLKTAVPGMDLLPSNIDLSAAEVQLVSEVARESALARALKPLLPDYDFVIIDCQPSLGLLTVNALTAAHSVIVPLECEFFALRGVALLTETIEKVCERLNPELRLDGILATMYDSRTVHSREVLARVVEAFGEHVFHTVIGRTVRFPETTVAGEPITTYATNSVGAAAYRQLAREVLDRCRPAE
- a CDS encoding helix-turn-helix domain-containing protein translates to MSEALSALGLAEPDGQVYSALVANPQSTAEDLAEQCGLTLQQSGRALDRLAQHGMATRAPVDRQRFLPVAPDVAIGTLIGHREAELRHARAEMHRLMDAFREASRYTDPAHSVEVLTGGEAIAQRLEHITETSQYQVRGFDCPPYIQDPVADNPVQRRRLKEGLRLRTIYDREAVAWPGRLEKNILVGVEDGEEARVRPVLPMKMIMSDDRMAIVPISVGDSVLDAAYVIHPSALLQALDTLFEAEWERAVQLQAAIGSGEDSLEPEADHRKLLGLLAAGLTDESIARSLGWSARTTQRRLQSLMRELGATTRFQAGMAARERGWL
- a CDS encoding pseudouridine synthase, encoding MRSSGNGRNSSGGGSGGRGGQGGARGGSSSGGGSYGGGRGGQQGGGSYGGGSGGSRGGSGGGSYGGGSGGSYGGGSRGGSYGGGSGGGSYGGGSGGSRGGSGGGSYGGGSGGGSYGGGSRGGSGGGSYGGGSGGGSRGGSGGGSYGGGSRGGSGGGSYGGGSGGGSRGGSYGGGSAGSRGGSGGGSYDRRDDRRDDRRDDRKQYPDRPLRPEERKYDRPEFGSGGHYGARKALPQSQRPRTQAPRKEGQGAPGDPRRQPQRSRELQAKIEDAVLARHDKPAVKLPKTFDEPEGERLQKVLARAGMGSRRACEELVTQGRVMVNGKLVTEQGRRVDAQNDEIKVDGLTVATQSYLFFALNKPAGVVSTMEDPDGRQCLGDYVTNRETRLFHVGRLDTETEGIILLTNHGELAHRLTHPKYGVTKTYMAAIQGPIPRDLGKTLAQGIELEDGFARADSFKVLSNVGKNYLVEVTLHEGRKHIVRRMLAEAGYPVEKLVRTHFGPIALGDQKSGWLRRLTNPEVGQLMNEVGL
- a CDS encoding mucoidy inhibitor MuiA family protein, giving the protein MAPLTPDRPGAPLAPGPVLPFPVTAVTCLEDRSQVERSATVELTAGVQRLRLGPVTALTVDRTLRAESSRAGVRVLDVRVVRAWTPRAPLAPGPEDSRLRHRLHELDGLIRENGRLRDRLDARLALLARLVADLLREIGEGAGLGEVERARWTRELDRVDADRERYGEELRAARSRLRVLEQEREEAGRALEAAEEEPAELVAHLELTVEADVAGPAGLTVSHLVPCALWRPSYRATLSGGALRLESEAVVWQRTGEDWTGVRLTLSTARSALATDPPRLTEDRLTLRERSAEERRTVEVELREEAISTLGPSAAVPGVDDGGEVRVLPAPAPATVPSDGRAHRVPLGDFTAPASSEYACAPELSPLVTQVVRFRNGAAHALLAGPVELVRGSGFTGRGELGFTAPGADAELAFGSSDDYRVVREAEEQDSTAGITQRNVSTRTVRLYVSRFSGPEEHDERVVTVRERVPVSEVSAVEVKLRKERCSPAPDAFDAEGIVRWDLVLAPGARRTVTLVYEVSSSAKVAGL
- a CDS encoding DUF952 domain-containing protein gives rise to the protein MILHLAPLDDWLTDPGRPYATASLLTDGFIHCSTDERTALAVANAFFADSPGPLMVLLIEESLVEPMVKWESPDGGPVPGATPGVLYPHIYGRLNRSAVVGLEKVERGPDKRWASLSPWS
- the scpB gene encoding SMC-Scp complex subunit ScpB translates to MSEAGAGPAVALRPALEAILMVVDEPAGEAHLADVLERPRAEVAAALRELAAEYTAQGRGFDLRLVAGGWRFYTRADCAPAVDRFVLDGRQARLTQAALETLVVVAYRQPVSRSRVSAVRGVNCDGVMRTLVQRGLVEETGSEPETGAILYRTTNYFLERMGLRGLDELPELAPFLPEVDDVEAESLEGTMIADAVAAATAQSAVRSGETDRAASDR
- a CDS encoding segregation/condensation protein A — protein: MPSTNETPAAATTADHAAPAVPEQRGGFQVRLENFEGPFDLLLGLIAKHRMDVTEVALSRVTDEFIAHIRAMGPDWDLDAATEFLVVAATLLDLKAARLLPAAEVEDEEDLALLEARDLLFARLLQYRAYKRAAELFGERWAAELLRAPRTAGLEPQHAALLPEVVITLGPEDFARLAAKAMTPRPAPFVHIDHIHAPPVSVREQAALVVGLLGSLGEATFAQLVADAPDNLVVVARFLALLELYRERVLAFEQPEALGDLLVRWVAEADRAVVEVTDEFDRPPGEPVPDAGPGPAGPARRTLTTGSTGSTREDGDPR